TCTTCAAGTTTCCTGGGATCTTTATGCTCGAAACTTAGCTCGTGCCTCCGATGCTTTACTTTGTTAGACTAAACATACCGGTGTTGAAAGGCACAGTCTTGCCCTCTCTTGCTTTCAAGAAGTTTTCCCGCTGATAGAGAGCCCATTGGGGCGTTGATCTCTGCTCAATGTTGGGATTGTTGGGGTCACTCATCGTGTAGGCTGATTGATCTGGCACATCAATGGCACGGTAATAGAACAGAGAGTGCTCATACAGTCATATGAGCTGCTATCAACCGTATCAGGCCGCCAGGTTCGACACATGACTTCCCCAAGACACCTTTATCAATGACTTCATATTGACGCATTCTCCGACGAGAGAGATGTTCGTCCTCATTTGAACTGGCTAGAGTAGTTGGAAGACAGGTAACAGGAGTAGGAACACTAGCAAGTGGTTTGATAGTACCTCTTCACTACTAGTGACCACTTGGAGCTGCGCATAGATTCTTCTGCTCGTAAACAGTCGATCGAGGCGGTTGATGCCGAATGATTCAGGCAAATAGATCCCGATGATGTCAACAGATCTGCTGTCAACGATCAACCTTCAACAACCTTCTCAACAAATTGACATACATGCTGATGAGCACAGAAGTGAATTGGAGTCTATTATGTGAAAGCTTCTTTAAATCCCCACAATCTCGGACCCTATACAGATTCTATGAAGTAATGAATGAGGGATATAGTCATTGTTGGCCCCGACTTCATCCGGGCGGAAACGGCCTCGGGAACCCAAACCAAATTACCAAATAATCGAGCCGACCACCTCCGCAAACGAAGGGTCAAGCAGGGGTGTTGGTCTAGATTGGTTTATCAATCTATACATATACAGCTATATTCTACTGATCACCGAGATCGGGTACTTCTGACGACTTCACATCTCCACCATGTTCAGGCTCAGCGCGCGAAGATCAGTTGTTACTCGGGCACAATGCCCATCACCACACACGACCAGCTCAACTGTTCTTTACATGAAAGCTGAGCATCCATTAACGAAGTCGTTAATCTTGTGGAGGGATTTTCACCCCAGCGCAGTGACCAATGTTTCTTCCAAGCCGACATGGATGCCCATGCGCGTCAAGACTCCGTGGATCGAGGCGCTGACGAAGAGTCGCGAGGATGCGCAGTCGGGCCAGACACCCCGTACGCAGGGAAAGCCAGACTTGACACCAAAGAGAATGTCAGATAGTTATTACAGTGCCGTAAGTTGCACCAATGAATGTTTTGCACAAATACGAATGGAGTGACCGAGTGCAATTTCTTAGATTTTACCCCTAAGTCAAGACAAATGGTTGCTGGATTCTTACCTGAATGCTTCGGGACATATAAGGTACGATTGTGTTTTCTTTCTGTAGGGCATAACTCATTAATCGCTCCTCTCATAGACTGGGATCATTGCTGATGGACCTGGATGCCTTGGCGGGCATCATCGCGTACAAACACGCCGGTGACTCAGTAGCTACTGTGACCGCGGCAGTGGATCGGATTACCATCGAGCATCCTCTAATGGAGATTTGTGATCTTGAGCTGAGCGGTCAGGTCACGTATGCCACGGGCAGATCAAGTATGGAGGTGTCCCTTCAAGTGACCAGGGTCCCTGCGGAAGGAGAACCGGTAAAACCGGAGGACGTCCTTATCACCTGCGCCTTTACCATGGTCTCGCTTGACCCAGCCACCAAGAAGTGAGTGCTGAGTATTAAGATGTGGGAAACGAGCACTGACATCCCCATTAGGCCCGTTCCTATTGCACCTTTGCTTGTGGAAAATGCGGAGGAGCGTCTTCTCTTCCACAAGGGCGAAAAGAATTATCAAGCCAAGAAGGCTCTGAGAACGAGAAGTCTCCTGGAGAAGGCGCCTGACGCCGAAGAAAGTAATTTAATACATAACATGTGGACGAAGGAGATGGCATATTTGAGTGAGTGACAATAATCCCTTCAGCTGTTCCAACG
The Aspergillus fumigatus Af293 chromosome 4, whole genome shotgun sequence DNA segment above includes these coding regions:
- a CDS encoding putative acyl-CoA thioester hydrolase, producing MPMRVKTPWIEALTKSREDAQSGQTPRTQGKPDLTPKRMSDSYYSAILPLSQDKWLLDSYLNASGHIRLGSLLMDLDALAGIIAYKHAGDSVATVTAAVDRITIEHPLMEICDLELSGQVTYATGRSSMEVSLQVTRVPAEGEPVKPEDVLITCAFTMVSLDPATKKPVPIAPLLVENAEERLLFHKGEKNYQAKKALRTRSLLEKAPDAEESNLIHNMWTKEMAYLNPESPAQRPDNMVFMSDTVLKSAMIMQPQDRNRHNFMIFGGFLLKQTFELAFCCAASFSHARPNFISLDPSTFENPVPVGSVLYLRATVAHTEPLQRDGTTYTKVQVRVDSKVRDVEHGSKKSTGQFNYTFLVEKDIQVMPRTYGEFMLWTDARRRAQNAAAMVTGSKEPSTLRNIKDSVTE